The Rufibacter sp. DG15C region GTTTTGGATGAGATTTTCCGGCCGGAGTCTAACCCAGAACTGTATGGAGATATGTACCATAAGGTGCGCATCAACTACTATCCACCGCACGGTGACAACAAAGAAAGCTGGGACAACATTGACATCTTCGGGTGGTTGGGCTACCAGATGCAGATCAAGATCAACTTCCTGTGCCGTGACTCCATTTTGGCCGCGCCGCTGGTACTTGACCTGGCCTTGTTTTCTGATTTGGCCCAACGCGCCAACATGAGCGGCATTCAGGAGTGGCTGTCTTTCTATTACAAGTCACCACAGACCGCCGAAGGCCTAGCGCCCGAGCATGACATCTTTAAGCAGCTCATGAAACTGCAGAACACCTTGCGCCACATGATGGGCGAAGATCTAATCACGCACCTGGGTCTGGATTATTACCAGGATCTGGTAGAGTCTCTGTAAATGATAAAAGCGCACTACCTCATTTCTTCTACGCTGGGCATAGGCTATCTGGGCAAGGGCGGCGGTACGGTGGCGGCCGTGGTTACTTGTCTGGTCTGGTATGCGGTGCAAGCCAACGGAAATGAGGTAGTGCTTTTTCAATTCTTAGTCACTCTGTTCGTGACGCTGTTGGGCATCTGGTCAGCCAACCAGGTAGAGCCCTTCTGGGGCAAGGATGATAAGAAAGTGGTGATTGACGAGGTGGCGGGTATGTGCATTAGTTTAATCGCGGTGCCGCTGACCTGGCCCTATTTACTCGCGGCGCTGGTGCTTTTCCGGTTTTTTGACATTGCCAAGCCGCTCTTTATTAGAAAAGCAGAACAAGTGAAAGGTGGTTGGGGCGTGATGTTAGATGACGTGCTGGCGGGCATCTATGCCAATTTGGTGGTGCAGGCGGTGCTTTATTTTAATTTGTTCTAGTATGCTCACTTTCCTGAAAGCACAAACAGCTGCCATGATTGCCACCGGAATAGACTTTCTGGTGACCATTGTAGTGGTTGAGACTTTGGGCTTCTGGTATGTGCTGGGCACCATGGTGGGCACCATTTCTGGCGGGCTGTTTAATTTTACGGTCAATAGAAAATGGGTGTTTCAGCCGGAAGGCAAGAGTGCCAGAGCGCAGGCAGCTAAGTACATCATGGTTTGGCTGGGGAGCATGTTGCTGAATGCCGCGGGGGTGTATCTGCTTACCCAGTATACAGGACTAGTGTATGTTATTTCAAAGGTGGTCACCACTATTTTTGTGGGCGTAGGCTACAATTACCACTTGCAGAAGAAATTCGTTTTTAGATAGAGTTGGCTTCTGTCTATTGCATTATTTACCACCGTTTTAACAAGAACCCAAGACGTATGAGCACTGAGGAAAAAGCCTGGAAACGATTTTTACAGCAGGGCATCTACTACATTGTCAATCCCTTTGTGCGGTTGTTGATTAAACTGGGTTTTACGCCCAACGCCGTAACCATGACGGGCTTTATTATGAACATTGGGGTGGCCGTGCTCTTCATCATCGCCGCCGAAGACGAGAACCGGGCCAACTACGCGTATGTGGGCTGGGCTGGGTTTCTGATTATGATGGCTGGTTTGTTTGACATGCTGGACGGGCAGGTGGCACGCATGGGCAATATGGGTTCTACCTTCGGGGCGCTGTTTGATTCTGTCTTAGACCGTTATTCAGAACTGGTCATGTTTTTGGGCATCTGCTATTACCTCATCGCCCATGATTATTTCCTGAGTTCTCTGTTCGCGTTTGTGGCCTTGATTGGGTCTATGATGGTGAGCTACACCCGCGCCCGCGCCGAAGGCCTGGGCATAGAATGCAAAGGCGGTTTCTTCCAGCGGCCAGAACGCGTGGTCGTGATTGCCCTTGCCGGAATGTTCTGCGGCTTGACGTCCTATCTGTTCGGGGATTTTAAGCTGTACATTCCGGGCGTACCGTTCTCCGTGTTTGAGACCATGTCTGTGTTCACGTTCCCATTGGCTATTCTGGCGGTGTTCACCAACGTCACGGCTTTTTCCAGGTTAATGGGTGCCAAGAAATCTCTGGAGGAAAAAGAAGCCGCTGACTTGCGTCAGAAAACCGTCCGGTCCTTTGAGCCCATCAATGAAAACACCGTTACTCCGGTTTGACCTTCTCACGCAATAGTTCCAGCATGGGCTCGCCGTCCCGTTTGGGAATGGGGAAGTTGAGCAGTTCAGCGATGGTGGCGGCTACGTCTACTTGAGACCGGGCAATGGTAGGCGTAAAGCCTTGCTTGACATCGGGCCCCAGCATCAGCAAACTTATATGTCTACAGCCTTCGCATAGGTCACCGTGCTCATTATAGCCGTTCCCGTTGTGCCGGCCGTGGTCATTGGTGATG contains the following coding sequences:
- a CDS encoding phosphatidylglycerophosphatase A — encoded protein: MIKAHYLISSTLGIGYLGKGGGTVAAVVTCLVWYAVQANGNEVVLFQFLVTLFVTLLGIWSANQVEPFWGKDDKKVVIDEVAGMCISLIAVPLTWPYLLAALVLFRFFDIAKPLFIRKAEQVKGGWGVMLDDVLAGIYANLVVQAVLYFNLF
- a CDS encoding GtrA family protein, whose protein sequence is MLTFLKAQTAAMIATGIDFLVTIVVVETLGFWYVLGTMVGTISGGLFNFTVNRKWVFQPEGKSARAQAAKYIMVWLGSMLLNAAGVYLLTQYTGLVYVISKVVTTIFVGVGYNYHLQKKFVFR
- a CDS encoding CDP-alcohol phosphatidyltransferase family protein — its product is MSTEEKAWKRFLQQGIYYIVNPFVRLLIKLGFTPNAVTMTGFIMNIGVAVLFIIAAEDENRANYAYVGWAGFLIMMAGLFDMLDGQVARMGNMGSTFGALFDSVLDRYSELVMFLGICYYLIAHDYFLSSLFAFVALIGSMMVSYTRARAEGLGIECKGGFFQRPERVVVIALAGMFCGLTSYLFGDFKLYIPGVPFSVFETMSVFTFPLAILAVFTNVTAFSRLMGAKKSLEEKEAADLRQKTVRSFEPINENTVTPV